In Toxoplasma gondii ME49 chromosome VIII, whole genome shotgun sequence, a single genomic region encodes these proteins:
- a CDS encoding hypothetical protein (encoded by transcript TGME49_271315), whose protein sequence is MATDVSSGIGFVRFWAAAPALDVVALCRSHSDQNKLAGAATDGKNTLHTNTHDGSKERAGDATEDLRQPQEQDVQENGKTLNILLLGLGDIHHILFTASRLWKETNRGYRIHFFVHEEAPEVLARHLLLLDVVNDTAMSLREKTETFIDLYANSRLLPKTVAYIHERQTLLTDFVCEEQPHPLDALVDLSHLKHRQRDEIQEVMTAWHPAVQFDVDALREQRLRHCYGQRFDYKVNLMDWNYQMNLSPMVPILHWRQYKRFALTGVTFETRLADHTDPNRTLSSYTKATDTKRGQNVKVRGFWGDIVNGPFYAYGAETRQRYRDRLFRKVGDSQRYNSHDIMTFNLSSILYSLEEMRVSLRRAKAKFGCWMQTQFRRATTREQS, encoded by the exons ATGGCAACAGACGTTTCTTCTGGCATCGGATTCGTCCGCTTCTGGGCTGCCGCACCAGCCTTAGATGTTGTGGCTCTTTGCCGGAGCCACAGTGACCAAAATAAGTTAGCAGGCGCTGCTACAGACGGCAAGAATACACTCCACACGAATACCCATGATGGTTCAAAGG AAAGAGCCGGCGATGCCACGGAAGATCTCAGGCAACCGCAAGAACAAGACGTGCAAGAAAATGGGAAAACCCTCAATATTCTTTTGCTCGGCCTTGGAGACATCCACCACATTCTGTTCACTGCATCTCGTCTGTGGAAGGAAACAAACAGAGGCTATCGAATTCAT TTCTTCGTCCACGAAGAGGCACCGGAGGTACTGGCAAGACACCTGCTGTTGCTGGACGTTGTCAATGACACGGCAATGTCTCTGAGAG aaaagacagaaacgttCATCGACCTTTATGCAAACTCGCGCCTGCTTCCAAAGACCGTTGCCTACATACACGAACGTCAGACATTGCTAACGGA CTTTGTCTGCGAGGAACAGCCGCACCCGCTAGATGCCTTGGTGGACCTCTCGCACCTGAAACATCGCCAGCGAGACGAGATACAAG aaGTAATGACAGCCTGGCATCCGGCTGTGCAGTTCGATGTGGACGCGCTACGGGAGCAGAGACTGAGGCATTGTTACGGGCAGAGATTCGACTATAAAGTCAACCTAATGGACTGGAATTACCAGATGAACCTGTCGCCTATG GTCCCCATCCTCCACTGGCGGCAGTACAAGCGCTTTGCGCTCACAG GCGTGACGTTCGAAACGCGCCTTGCCGATCACACAGATCCGAACAGAACGCTTTCTTCCTACACAAAAGCAACCGAT acgaagagaggacagaacGTGAAAGTGCGAGGTTTCTGGGGAGACATCGTCAATGGCCCTTTCTATGCCTACG GAGCCGAGACACGGCAACGTTACAGAGACCGGCTCTTCCGCAAGGTCGGCGACAGTCAGCGCTAT AACTCTCATGACATCATGACATTCAATCTCTCATCGATTCTTTACAGTCTCGAAGAAATGCGCGTGAGTCTCCGAAGGGCGAAAGCCAAGTTCGGCTGTTGGATGCAGACACAGTTTCGTCGTGCTACAACCCGTGAACAGAGCTAA
- a CDS encoding hypothetical protein (encoded by transcript TGME49_271310) → MPTLGVCLWWCSNNYCGYRPPYPSPTEIAFLALEPRQNAGSASSESSQSYSGQEPQSEVNADAAALTDGKRYAQQFDCAVVSNVATTPLFKHCGVLADPPPRRKSRLPGEVESSDEPVQQSGEKVIKETLGCSTPVCGDAPAEPSFLERCLKPTALVCVETFK, encoded by the exons ATGCCTACACTCGGAGTTTGCCTCTGGTGGTGCTCTAACAACTACTGCGGTTACAGGCCTCCCTATCCGTCGCCGACAGAGAttgcttttctcgctctggaGCCTAGACAGAATGCAGGTTCGGCCTCTTCTGAATCATCCCAGAGCTATTCAGGCCAAGAGCCGCAGTCCGAGGTCAACGCGGATGCAGCGGCGTTAACAGATGGCAAAAG ATACGCGCAGCAGTTTGATTGTGCAGTTGTTTCCAACGTGGCGACAACGCCTCTCTTCAAGCACTGCGGGGTTCTCGCAGATCCACCACCGAGAAGAAAATCTCGGCTGCCCGGCGAGGTCGAATCCAGTGATGAGCCTGTGCAGCAAAGTGGTGAAAAAGTTATCAAGGAGACTCTAGGCTGCAGTACCCCTGTTTGCGGGGACGCGCCAGCGGAACCCTCTTTTCTTGAACGCTGCCTCAAGCCGACCGCACTTGTGTGTGTAGAAACTTTCAAGTGA
- the POLR2G gene encoding DNA-directed RNA polymerase II RPB7 (encoded by transcript TGME49_271300~Gene product name based on ToxoDB Community Expert Annotation.), with amino-acid sequence MFFVVEQWHNVALRPAQLGRRYTQYVETLLRQQVEGKCLHNLGYIICVIRIVHMEAGRVQDGTGMVIVAARYQAIAFKPFKDEVLDAVITDVNKLGLFAQCGPLKVFVSRASLPPSFVYQDDSAVGCMTDGEVELRVDSDIRLRLLGVRYDSMNLFAIATINESYLGPIHHSNLGGQGNAALFGSLGSSDFAASQSSPLQSPHSPTL; translated from the exons ATGTTCTTCGTTGTGGAGCAGTGGCACAATGTGGCCTTGCGGCCAGCTCAGCTCGGGCGTCGATACACCCAATACGTCGAGACGCTTCTTCGGCAGCAGGTCGAGGGCAAATGTTTACACAACTTGGG GTACATCATCTGCGTGATCCGCATTGTCCATATGGAAGCCGGAAGAGTGCAGGATGGCACAGGGATGGTCATCGTCGCGGCCAGATACCAAGCAATTGCGTTTAAGCCCTTCAAGGACGAG GTCCTTGACGCCGTCATCACCGACGTGAACAAGCTCGGATTGTTTGCTCAGTGTGGACCTTTGAAGgtttttgtctctcgagcctcgctgcctccttccttcgtctATCAA GACGACAGTGCAGTGGGCTGTATGACCGACGGCGAGGTGGAACTTCGTGTCGACAGTGACATTCGCCTTCGGCTGCTTGGCGTTCGCTACGATTCCATGAATCTTTTTGCGATTGCAACAATTAACGAAAGTTACTTAGGTCCCATCCACCACAGCAACTTGGGTGGCCAGGGAAACGCGGCTTTATTCGGCAGTTTGGGATCCTCGGACTTTGCCGCTTCTCAGTCTTCACCACTCCAGTCTCCCCATTCTCCGACGCTTTGA
- a CDS encoding hypothetical protein (encoded by transcript TGME49_271290) gives MSRMYTAGAQGSAPGRQRGTKEERNGAQGLVCVGSACKYFCSEEEWKNLDKRLIPLNGDADNLVDRYDLRLLLSDADAFSKKKKNYTSEQLREILEETPALDRERYRDLPASNLFEEDFLERLAGGREDEEVWTPTRELQQLRETRSERRERIIRLREEAASSDESRRFRLGDMSAVPPPASLDAPVESESPRSPRMCDGDTEGPEETASRRGEEREAGKSSGCLEQREEEGRKRLRDETEGQRRSENPGVKREENEEGEAKNLEKELEELRRCGGSSRACKQRKSEHVGEEWIERNESATGRATEEGEATGSRVEPELKVEREADVEAEFVPPFNVPRDRVPHLPKTLKEHLVIERTAHFVRTEGSRMEFRLKLDPVVSSQLCFLSVDHQLNAYYTYLRQTGEALFLHAPELLPPRLVSFSSLVYTHLPSSVKKSQKEAIDVQAGQSPGDKGSAVSEKKTNKQKTAQGHACSAGSRGASPRRLKADGGDSVSPSEAAREREGEKPGRGAVGGEAPRQAQEERERHAAGENALFQFANEEKDGGVSLLMSYGSDDEDEEPPAATLPQESGARRKSQSEKQRSSSGNAKGENATASEEEKESGRSSLESASKRRETRPQGSASSSSVREADAETPDSQHSPSPTENEESDTDEELDPLWQSGAKLRVAFVLERSKRKRLGASQGRARGAGDVQTPRPLHASDFAGEAGDSGARLWSSGGTEDAAVAEALEELPPLPWAKANAKLQFKDVESLILHQVGCWLLAKGDEEMVNFAQQMTTDDPRFFFLKRDTLAFCYFKYVLRCVCREKQKRTGTSQAPLQLRLHPVTRAFLARLRFEYHLAQKAQAPSDSSRSSDVLTQDAINENAAAAAAASAVRAAEAAAIEEARAAEALALRQQTLSSLCGEVGSVSLGPLEAPESPLGSSGVAVSDTAPGGMGDVESQPASRVTHEGTQSPSLSTEQPLGSYDRAAEAPDAAASVAANSSSRAAGLTTPRDPSGALGATGASPPDAVAPGPVWGAPGRPEDSFPPDALQDPPALVAMAISNPRLIPAAVCLVTQEMGVASADGDAPRYAMLYAAYCQLCAYATAARPSATPGVAVAGSPAEDSFDREAPEEAAM, from the exons ATGTCgcgtatgtacaccgcaggCGCTCAGGGCTCTGCCCCGGGACGCCAGCGAgggacgaaggaagaaagaaacgggGCGCAGGGTCTCGTTTGCGtaggctctgcatgcaaatacttctgcagcgaagaagagtggaaaaACCTCGACAAACGTCTCATCCCTCTAAACGGGGATGCCGACAATCTCGTAGACAG ATATGATttgcgcctccttctctcggaCGCCGACGCGTTttcgaaaaagaaaaaaaattACACGAGCGAGCAACTCCGGGAGATCCTTGAGGAGACGCCAGCCCTCGACAGAGAACGGTACCGa GATCTGCCCGCCTCAAATTTGTTTGAAGAAGACTTTCTCGAGCGCCTCGCTGGAGGccgagaagatgaagaggtgTGGACACCTACGAGAGAATTGCAGCAGTTAAGGGAAACTCGctcggagaggcgagagagaatcATTCGCctgcgagaggaagcggcgTCATCCGACGAAAGTCGTCGCTTCAG aCTCGGGGACATGTCGGCGGTGCCGCCGCCGGCTTCTCTGGACGCGCCGGTCGAAAGCGAGTCCCCGCGATCGCCCCGCATgtgcgacggagacaccgaggggccagaggagacagcatcACGtcgcggcgaggagagagaagcagggaagagCAGCGGCTGTCtggaacagcgagaagaagaggggagaaagcgcttgcgagacgagacagaggggcAACGTCGATCTGAGAATCCaggagtgaagagagaggagaacgaggagggcgaggcgaagaactTGGAGAAGGAACTCGAAGAGCTACGCAGATGCGGCGGCTCGTCGCGAGCATGCAAACAAAGGAAATCAGAGCACGTTGGTGAAGAATGGAtcgagaggaacgaaagCGCGACAGGTcgcgcgacagaagaaggggaggcgACAGGCTCCAGAGTCGAACCGGAACtgaaagtcgagagagaagccgacgtTGAGGCAGAGTTTGTTCCCCCCTTCAACGTCCCGAGAGACAGAGTTCCTCACCTGCCTAAAACGCTCAAGGAACACCTCGTCATTGAACGCACAGCTCACTTTGTTCGCACG GAAGGTAGTCGCATGGAGTTCCGCCTCAAGCTCGACCCCGTGGTGAGCAGTCAgctgtgttttctgtctgtcgatCACCAGCTGAATGCGTACTACACCTATCTCCGGCAGACGGGCGAGGctctgtttctgcatgctCCCGAGCTTCTCCCGCCCAgactcgtttccttctcgagCCTCGTGTACACGCACCTGCCTTCGTCTGTGAAGAAGTCGCAGAAAGAGGCGATCGACGTTCAGGCAGGGCAGTCACCAGGAGACAAAGGCTCAGCAGTttcggaaaagaagacaaacaaACAGAAGACGGCGCAGGGCCATGCGTGCAGCGCCGGCTCGCGCGGGGCCTCACCGCGGCGACTGAAGGcggacggaggagacagcgtgTCTCCGAGCGAGGCAGCGAGggaacgagaaggcgaaaagccAGGCAGAGGCGCTGTCGGGGGAGAAGCGCCTCGGCAAGCGCaagaagagcgcgagagacacgcTGCAGGGGAAAACGCTCTATTCCAATTcgcaaacgaagagaaggacggggGGGTCAGCCTGTTGATGTCGTACGGctccgacgacgaagacgaggaacctCCGGCAGCGACTCTGCCGCAGGAGTCTGGGGCAAGAAGAAAGTCTCAGAgtgagaaacagaggagtTCCAGTGGCAACgccaagggagagaacgcgacagcgagcgaagaagagaaagagagcggtCGAAGCTCGCTGGAGTCTGCGTCtaagaggcgagaaacgcgacccCAGGGCTCGGCATCGAGTTCTTCAGtgcgagaggcagacgcagagacgccagacTCTCAGCACTCGCCTTCACCgacggagaacgaggagtcagacacagacgaagagctCGATCCGTTGTGGCAGAGCGGAGCGAAACTGAGAGTAGCGTTCGTgttggagagaagcaaacgcaaGCGGCTGGGAGCCTCTCAGGGACGAGCCCGAGGCGCGGGGGACGTGCAGACACCGAggcctttgcatgcatccgaTTTTgcgggagaggcgggagacagcggcgcTCGACTTTGGTCGTCAGGCGGGACGGAGGACGCAGCCGTCGCCGAAGCTTTGGAGGaactgcctcctcttccgtgGGCGAAAGCAAATGCGAAACTCCAATTCAAGGAT gTGGAGTCTCTGATCCTTCACCAGGTTGGATGCTGGCTTCTGGCGAAGGGCGACGAGGAGATGGTCAACTTCGCTCAGCAG ATGACCACAGACGACCCTcggtttttcttcctcaaaCGCGAcactctcgccttctgctaCTTCAA ATATGTTCTTCGATGCGTTtgccgagagaaacagaagaggacagGCACGTCCCAGGCGCCTCTCCAGCTCAGGTTACACCCGGTG ACACGGGCTTTCCTCGCGCGACTTCGCTTCGAATACCACCTGGCACAGAAGGCTCAGGCTCCTTCGGATTCGAGTCGCTCCAGCGATGTCCTCACGCAGGATGCAATCAACGAAAATGCggcggcggctgctgcggccTCAGCAGTGCGCGCCGCAGAAGCTGCGGCGATTGAGGAGGCGCGGGCAGCTGAGGCTCTGGCGCTGAGGCAGCAGACCCTTTCGAGTCTATGTGGGGAAGTGGGGTCTGTGTCTCTAGGTCCGCTCGAGGCCCCTGAGAGTCCCCTCGGGTCCTCAGGCGTCGCCGTCAGCGACACCGCGCCAGGCGGTATGGGTGACGTTGAGTCGCAGCCAGCATCTCGCGTAACTCACGAGGGAACGCAgtcaccttctctctccacagagCAGCCTCTCGGGTCGTACGACCGGGCTGCAGAGGCGCCAGATGCTGCGGCCTCGGTGGCCGCCAACTCGTCTTCTCGAGCCGCCGGCCTCACAACTCCCAGGGACCCTTCGGGCGCGTTGGGCGCCACgggcgcgtctccgccggACGCTGTGGCGCCGGGGCCCGTGTGGGGCGCGCCGGGGAGACCCGAGGACAGCTTCCCGCCCGACGCACTTCAAGACCCCCCCGCCCTTGTGGCGATGGCGATCTCGAATCCGAGGCTCATTCCAGCGGCTGTTTGTCTGGTCACGCAAGAAATGGGTGTAGCGAgtgcagacggagacgcccCCAGATATGCCATGTTGTACGCAGCCTACTGTCAGCTCTGCGCCTACGCGACTGCTGCGAGGCCTAGCGCAACTCCTGGAGTTGCGGTCGCAGGATCGCCTGCAGAGGACAGCTTCGACCGTGAAGCGCCGGAGGAGGCCGCCATGTGA